The proteins below come from a single Drosophila kikkawai strain 14028-0561.14 chromosome 3R, DkikHiC1v2, whole genome shotgun sequence genomic window:
- the LOC108073337 gene encoding uncharacterized protein → MAGHHSSYYGYFTPGVYDYPVTHSAASTRSAYNWEPILASSYSSNWCNVPVENSVTYVAAPLGGVINYVTDVESHLALPTSHTLATNQIYTTLPQIQETTSYPLQSLPVQNFRQMHEGNHVFEVQPNGFRLALPSLDEVESESESDRTIRNSTVITEITEGSGSKAMQAKVIPKRKKRTQKRVYKAKQGYLVEEPSSELSDEEGTGAAP, encoded by the coding sequence ATGGCTGGTCACCATAGTTCGTACTATGGGTACTTCACCCCCGGGGTGTATGATTACCCGGTGACCCACAGTGCCGCATCCACGCGGAGTGCCTATAACTGGGAACCGATCTTGGCCAGTAGCTACTCTTCCAATTGGTGTAATGTTCCGGTGGAGAATTCGGTCACCTATGTAGCCGCACCGCTGGGTGGCGTCATCAACTACGTGACAGATGTGGAATCCCACCTGGCTCTGCCCACCAGCCACACTTTGGCCACAAATCAGATCTACACGACCCTGCCGCAGATTCAGGAGACGACCTCTTATCCGCTTCAGTCACTGCCGGTTCAGAACTTCCGTCAGATGCATGAGGGGAACCATGTGTTTGAAGTTCAACCCAACGGCTTTCGCCTGGCCCTTCCTTCATTGGACGAGGTGGAATCGGAGTCTGAATCGGATCGGACGATACGCAACTCCACCGTGATCACGGAGATCACCGAGGGGTCCGGATCTAAGGCAATGCAGGCTAAGGTGATCCCTAAGCGAAAGAAGCGGACCCAAAAGCGGGTGTACAAGGCCAAACAGGGTTATTTGGTCGAGGAACCCAGCAGCGAATTATCAGATGAGGAAGGGACAGGGGCTGCTCCCTAG
- the LOC108073543 gene encoding venom acid phosphatase Acph-1: protein MDCKSRRGTKISVIALGSALCFVMMAYFVFGDSNDEQGLRNLRMISILFRHGAKNPSGLYPLDPHAAHDWQGGLGALTPKGTLQAYNLGKNLRMRYYRLLPSNSLYTQQQVHVLSSAAERCVMSAQSVLAGMMPPLENNNVLPIPWQPVAVNTLARNDDILLAQKKPCLKYDHILQKLYKAPPAELQKLNEENLELYKLLTKNTGKNISNVLDVELLYGTLKTEEEAGLVLPDWTENIYPEEIKPLAERSYTLFTETNLMKRIKGGAFLTEILFKMQNKRKRNMNPDRKIFLYSGHDITLVNVMNSLGILDQTTNLPEYASALAFELHHSKSFADGDFEVKLVYYYNSEDKFPKELTIPNCDAPCSLTQFEASVKALLLDNYDETCENHPTDCKN from the exons ATGGACTGCAAATCGCGACGCGGCACCAAAATATCGGTGATCGCCTTGGGCAGCGCCCTCTGTTTCGTTATGATGGCATACTTTGTGTTCGGCGACAGCAACGACGAGCAGGGCTTGCGGAATCTACGCATGATATCCATA CTGTTTCGACATGGGGCCAAGAATCCCAGTGGCTTGTATCCGCTGGATCCGCATGCAGCGCACGACTGGCAGGGAGGCTTGGGAGCACTCACTCCG AAGGGCACTTTGCAAGCTTATAACTTGGGAAAGAATCTGCGCATGCGCTACTACCGTCTCCTGCCCTCGAACAGCCTCTACACCCAACAGCAGGTCCATGTGCTCAGCTCAGCTGCTGAGCGCTGTGTG ATGAGCGCCCAGAGCGTCTTGGCCGGCATGATGCCGCCGCTGGAGAACAATAATGTGTTGCCCATACCCTGGCAGCCGGTGGCCGTGAATACGCTGGCTCGAAATGATGATATT TTGCTGGCCCAAAAGAAACCCTGTTTGAAGTACGACCACATCTTACAGAAGCTCTACAAGGCACCGCCGGCGGAACTACAGAAACTAAACGAGGAGAACCTGGAATTGTATAAATTGCTGACCAAAAATACAGGCAAG AACATTTCCAATGTCTTGGATGTGGAGCTACTATATGGCACTCTGAAAACCGAAGAGGAGGCTGGCCTGGTTCTACCCGACTGGACGGAGAATATATATCCGGAGGAGATTAAACCCTTGGCCGAGCGTAGTTATACGCTTTTCACCGAGACCAATCTGATGAAGAGGATCAAGGGTGGCGCCTTCCTAACcgaaatattgtttaaaatgcaaaataagcGAAAGAGAAACATGAATCCCGATCGCAAGATATTCCTGTATTCCGGACACGATATTACCTTGGTTAATGTCATGAACTCTTTGGGGATTCTTGATCAGACCACAAATCTACCAGAATATGCCTCGGCCTTGGCCTTTGAGCTGCATCACAGCAAGTCCTTTGCCGATGGTGACTTTGAAGTGAAG CTGGTTTATTACTACAACAGTGAGGACAAATTCCCAAAGGAGCTGACCATTCCCAATTGCGATGCACCTTGCTCGCTTACCCAGTTCGAGGCCTCTGTGAAGGCTTTGCTGCTGGATAATTATGATGAGACCTGTGAGAATCATCCGACTGACtgtaaaaattga
- the LOC108073586 gene encoding uncharacterized protein: MEMDPMICDLRSSHIYWLLILICICGLKQVSGFFVDYTENTELIQQRAGFDVKLQCNLKGLVDESMLADIKIHWYFKQCSENNCHQSESAEEWTALPCEPSLCRPELWLRNVTERYSGLYKCSINPHIWDRTQAVDVQLVRTYQLDVKNTSLAAPEFVDSYPNNKTVLLGSRVVFQCRVHSEEHPTIKWFRRHTFLGTSQSPGEASTTASASNFSTHIVRYNGRTYELLSAASEKLMGPQMYLSKLILDGVRHKDAGHYACVAISYRGHKIREAFLEVLPDPEQELEQIQEKEYWADYDNSDERVPTSDPREFLLLFLMPLGLALLPLTVWLSYLLYKRCSVVGHGDCQRMDSDEDLDTERCVLGGH; encoded by the exons ATGGAAATGGATCCAATGATTTGTGATCTGCGGTCTAGCCACATCTATTGGCTATTGATTCTCATTTGTATCTGCGGTTTGAAGCAAGTCAGCGGTTTCTTTGTGGACTATACAG AAAACACCGAGCTTATACAGCAAAGAGCCGGCTTCGATGTCAAGTTGCAGTGCAATCTCAAGGGGTTGGTGGATGAAAGCATGTTGGCtgacattaagatacattggtattttaag caATGCAGCGAGAACAATTGCCATCAGTCGGAGTCTGCAGAAGAGTGGACCGCCCTGCCTTGTGAGCCCAGTTTGTGTCGGCCAGAGCTCTGGCTTCGGAATGTCACTGAGCGATATTCGGGTCTCTATAAGTGTAGTATAAATCCCCATATTTGGGATAGAACCCAGGCGGTGGATGTGCAGCTGGTTCGCACCTATCAGTTGGATGTGAAAA ACACCTCTCTGGCTGCTCCCGAGTTTGTGGACTCGTATCCCAATAACAAAACCGTTCTTCTGGGCAGTCGGGTGGTGTTTCAGTGTCGTGTCCACAGCGAGGAGCATCCCACCATCAAGTGGTTTAGGCGACACACCTTCTTGGGCACTTCCCAGTCACCTGGAGAGGCATCAACAACAGCCAGCGCCTCGAATTTCAGCACACATATCGTCCGTTATAATGGCAGGACCTATGAGCTCCTGTCCGCAGCTTCCGAGAAGCTGATGGGACCACAGATGTATCTCAGCAAGCTGATCTTGGATGGAGTGCGGCACAAGGATGCAGGTCACTACGCCTGCGTGGCCATCAGTTATCGGGGTCACAAGATACGGGAGGCATTCCTCGAAGTGTTACCTGATCCGGAGCAGGAGCTAGAGCAGATTCAGGAGAAGGAGTACTGGGCGGATTATGATAATAGCGATGAGAGAGTTCCAACCAGCGATCCCCGGGAGTTCCTGCTGCTCTTCCTTATGCCCCTGGGCTTGGCACTGCTACCACTTACCGTGTGGCTGAGTTACTTGCTCTATAAACGCTGTTCGGTGGTGGGTCATGGGGATTGCCAACGAATGGATTCGGACGAGGATCTAGACACGGAACGTTGTGTTCTTGGCGGGCATTGA
- the LOC108073544 gene encoding uncharacterized protein C15orf61 homolog, translating to MAQKKQLRDVTNDQRGMSHFNWTLDSGTNYHILRTACYPYMKYHCSKREVQDLWLEDKFFRFLKVINLGLPMLFYGLAAIRLISHTEIVHVSETVKVPIYFLYAEDKGASF from the exons ATGGCCCAAAAAAAACAGTTGCGGGATGTGACCAACGATCAGCGGGGAATGTCGCACTTCAACTGGACCCTGGACAGTGGAACCAATTACCACATTCTACGCACTGCCTGTTATCCCTATATGAAGTACCACTGTAGCAAAAGGGAGGTGCAGGATCTCTGGCTAGAGGACAAATTCTTTCGCTTCCTAAAGGTTATCAATTTGg GCTTACCTATGCTCTTCTACGGACTGGCTGCCATTCGCCTAATCAGTCATACAGAGATTGTTCATGTCAGCGAGACGGTAAAGGTTCctatatatttcctttatgCCGAGGATAAGGGAGCtagtttttga